In the genome of Rhodoplanes sp. Z2-YC6860, one region contains:
- a CDS encoding MgtC/SapB family protein, with protein sequence MDTSEIVLRLLVAALAGIALGLNRDLRGKPTGVRTLGLVGLASCIVVLAVSHGDSGNPGRVIQGIVTGIGFLGAGVIVRNSMGKQVHGLTTAACVWLTACIGASCAVGEWRVLAIGAPLVAVILIYGGTFEKWVHQKWPGPERSAGPDQFDDY encoded by the coding sequence ATGGACACTTCTGAAATCGTGCTTCGCCTCCTGGTCGCGGCGCTGGCCGGTATCGCACTCGGGCTCAACCGCGATCTGCGCGGCAAACCAACCGGCGTCCGCACGCTCGGGCTGGTTGGGCTGGCCTCGTGCATCGTGGTGCTTGCTGTCAGCCATGGCGACTCAGGCAATCCCGGCCGCGTCATCCAGGGCATCGTCACCGGTATCGGCTTTCTCGGTGCCGGCGTGATCGTCCGCAACAGCATGGGCAAGCAGGTTCACGGCCTGACGACGGCGGCCTGCGTATGGCTCACAGCCTGCATCGGCGCCAGCTGCGCGGTCGGCGAATGGCGTGTGTTGGCGATCGGCGCGCCGCTGGTCGCGGTCATTCTGATCTACGGCGGAACGTTCGAGAAATGGGTGCACCAGAAATGGCCAGGACCGGAGCGAAGCGCCGGCCCCGACCAGTTCGACGATTACTGA
- a CDS encoding DNA recombination protein RmuC — protein sequence METALLVALGLVVGLAIAGLAVFIARPRTPAEDPAAAQRAAEQTAAAQMADQRIVELGARVQQMGELLAKAQTQLQSSMHERLDAVTAHLGTSMQNATKHTTDNLQKLNERLAVIDSAQKNLTDLASQVTSLRAVLSNKQTRGAFGQGRMEAIIQDQLPKGTYEFQYTLKNGRRPDCVVMIPDQRPLVIDAKFPLEAVTAFRDGKTDDERKTAAQRVRADVTKHINDIAEKYLCPGETQDTALMFVPSESVYAELHDGFDDIVQKGYRAQVMMVSPALLMLAIQVIRQVQKDTQMREAADLIRAEVGQMLKDVRLLGDRVKKLQTHFGQANEDLGTILTSANKIEKRGARIEEMDFEGNGAPPANVIPAPVRRIKAAGEF from the coding sequence ATGGAAACCGCCCTTCTGGTTGCACTCGGCCTCGTCGTGGGCCTCGCCATCGCCGGGCTCGCGGTGTTCATCGCCCGGCCGCGCACGCCTGCCGAAGACCCCGCCGCGGCCCAGCGCGCCGCCGAGCAGACCGCTGCCGCGCAAATGGCCGATCAGCGAATCGTCGAGCTCGGCGCCCGCGTCCAACAGATGGGCGAACTGCTCGCCAAGGCGCAGACGCAGTTGCAAAGCTCCATGCACGAACGCCTCGACGCGGTCACGGCGCATCTCGGCACTTCGATGCAGAACGCCACCAAGCACACGACCGACAATCTGCAGAAGCTCAACGAGCGGCTCGCTGTCATCGACAGCGCGCAGAAGAACCTCACGGACCTCGCCTCGCAGGTCACCTCGCTGCGCGCGGTGCTGTCCAACAAGCAGACCCGCGGCGCCTTCGGCCAGGGCCGGATGGAGGCGATCATCCAGGACCAGTTGCCGAAGGGCACCTACGAGTTCCAGTACACGCTGAAGAACGGCAGGCGTCCGGACTGCGTCGTGATGATCCCCGACCAGCGGCCGCTCGTCATCGACGCCAAGTTTCCGCTCGAGGCGGTCACCGCGTTTCGCGACGGCAAGACCGACGACGAGCGCAAGACCGCGGCGCAGCGCGTGCGGGCCGACGTAACCAAGCATATCAACGACATCGCCGAGAAATATCTCTGCCCCGGCGAGACCCAGGACACCGCGCTGATGTTCGTGCCGTCCGAGTCGGTCTACGCCGAGTTGCACGACGGCTTCGACGACATTGTGCAGAAGGGCTATCGCGCCCAGGTGATGATGGTGTCACCGGCGCTGTTGATGCTGGCCATTCAGGTCATCCGGCAGGTCCAGAAAGACACCCAGATGCGCGAGGCCGCCGATCTCATCCGCGCCGAAGTCGGCCAGATGCTGAAGGACGTGCGGCTGCTCGGCGACCGCGTCAAAAAGTTGCAGACCCATTTCGGCCAGGCCAACGAAGACCTCGGCACCATCCTGACCTCGGCGAACAAGATCGAGAAACGCGGCGCGCGGATCGAGGAGATGGATTTCGAAGGCAACGGGGCACCGCCCGCCAATGTCATCCCGGCGCCGGTGCGGCGCATCAAGGCCGCGGGCGAGTTTTGA
- a CDS encoding pyrimidine 5'-nucleotidase encodes MNTPSRTPIHDFNAVETWVFDLDNTLYPHDTNLWQQIDDRIRAFVTEFLGISKEDAFRLQKDYYKRYGTTMRGLMAEHNLKPDDYLEFVHKIDHSPLLPNPKLGHAIERLPGRKLILTNGTRAHAEAVMKRLEIDHHFEDVFDIAAADLDPKPQPQVYDRFLKKHGVEPRRAAMFEDLARNLTVPHALGMTTVLVVPPATREVVREGWELEGREAAHVDYVTDDLTGFLRTCR; translated from the coding sequence ATGAATACGCCCTCCAGAACGCCGATCCATGATTTCAACGCGGTCGAAACCTGGGTATTCGACCTCGACAACACGCTGTATCCGCACGACACCAATCTCTGGCAGCAGATCGACGACCGCATCCGCGCCTTCGTGACGGAATTCCTTGGCATCTCCAAGGAGGACGCGTTCCGGCTGCAGAAGGACTACTACAAGCGCTACGGCACGACGATGCGCGGGCTGATGGCCGAGCACAATCTCAAGCCCGACGACTACCTCGAGTTCGTGCACAAGATCGACCACTCGCCCCTGCTGCCCAATCCGAAGCTAGGCCACGCCATCGAACGGCTTCCGGGCCGCAAGCTCATCCTCACCAACGGCACGCGGGCCCACGCCGAGGCGGTGATGAAGCGGCTCGAGATCGATCACCACTTCGAGGACGTGTTCGACATCGCGGCCGCCGACCTCGATCCGAAGCCGCAGCCGCAGGTCTATGACCGCTTCCTGAAGAAGCATGGCGTCGAGCCGCGCCGGGCCGCGATGTTCGAGGACCTGGCGCGAAACCTCACGGTGCCGCACGCGCTCGGCATGACCACCGTGCTGGTGGTGCCGCCCGCGACCCGCGAGGTGGTCCGCGAAGGTTGGGAGCTCGAGGGCCGCGAGGCCGCGCACGTCGATTACGTCACCGACGACCTGACCGGGTTTCTGCGCACCTGCCGCTGA
- a CDS encoding DUF805 domain-containing protein: MDFVNIFISFNGRINRAKYWIAVLILTAINLVFVALAFLGSGSAALHGVKTVVGIAATISAIAVAIKRLHDRNKSGWFVLLFVVAPAVLLGLGLAIGTMSTGTDFIATALWLIAMVIGLWSFVELGCLRGTIGQNKYGSDPLAPEVLTPPVRTHA; the protein is encoded by the coding sequence ATGGATTTCGTCAATATTTTCATTAGCTTCAACGGGCGCATCAATCGCGCGAAATACTGGATCGCGGTGCTGATTCTGACCGCCATCAATCTCGTCTTCGTTGCATTGGCCTTTCTCGGAAGCGGGAGCGCGGCCCTGCATGGCGTCAAAACCGTCGTCGGTATCGCGGCGACGATCTCGGCCATCGCTGTCGCCATCAAACGGCTGCACGACCGCAACAAGTCCGGCTGGTTCGTTCTGCTGTTCGTGGTCGCGCCGGCTGTCCTGCTCGGCCTGGGTCTCGCGATCGGCACGATGTCGACCGGTACGGATTTCATTGCAACCGCCCTCTGGCTGATCGCCATGGTCATCGGCCTCTGGAGCTTCGTCGAGCTCGGCTGCCTGCGCGGCACCATCGGCCAGAACAAATACGGCTCCGACCCGCTCGCTCCCGAGGTGCTGACGCCGCCGGTGCGCACCCATGCCTGA
- the dapD gene encoding 2,3,4,5-tetrahydropyridine-2,6-dicarboxylate N-succinyltransferase: MTADLAKTIDDAFEKRNDVTPATKGPVREAVDAALDLLDSGKARVAERSANGAWTVNQWLKKAVLLSFRLADNAQLPGAANGSSWWDKVPTKFEGWGDNRFKEAGFRTVPGSVVRRSAYIAPNVVLMPSFVNLGAYVDSGTMVDTWATVGSCAQIGKNCHLSGGVGIGGVLEPLQANPVVIEDNCFIGARAEVAEGVIVREGSVLSMGVYLGASTKIVDRATGQILQGEVPPYSVVVSGTLPGKPMPNGEPGPNLYCAVIVKRVDEKTRSKTSINELLRD, translated from the coding sequence ATGACCGCCGACCTTGCCAAGACCATCGACGACGCCTTCGAGAAGCGCAACGACGTGACGCCCGCGACTAAAGGTCCGGTGCGCGAGGCGGTGGACGCCGCGCTCGATCTGCTCGACAGCGGCAAGGCGCGCGTCGCCGAGCGCTCTGCGAACGGCGCCTGGACGGTCAACCAGTGGCTGAAGAAGGCCGTGCTGCTGTCATTCCGGCTCGCCGACAACGCCCAGTTGCCCGGCGCGGCCAATGGCTCGTCGTGGTGGGACAAGGTGCCGACCAAGTTCGAGGGCTGGGGCGACAACCGCTTCAAGGAAGCAGGCTTCCGCACCGTGCCGGGCAGCGTGGTGCGCCGCTCGGCCTATATCGCGCCGAACGTGGTGTTGATGCCGTCCTTCGTGAATCTGGGCGCCTATGTCGACAGCGGCACCATGGTCGACACCTGGGCCACGGTCGGCTCTTGCGCGCAGATCGGTAAGAACTGCCATCTCTCGGGCGGCGTCGGTATCGGCGGCGTGCTTGAGCCGCTGCAGGCCAACCCGGTCGTGATCGAGGACAACTGTTTCATCGGCGCGCGCGCCGAGGTGGCCGAAGGCGTGATCGTGCGCGAAGGCTCGGTGCTGTCGATGGGCGTCTATCTTGGCGCCTCGACCAAGATCGTCGACCGTGCCACCGGACAGATCCTGCAGGGCGAGGTGCCGCCTTATTCCGTGGTGGTATCCGGCACGCTGCCCGGCAAGCCAATGCCGAACGGCGAGCCCGGCCCGAACCTCTATTGCGCCGTGATCGTCAAGCGCGTCGACGAGAAGACCCGCTCCAAGACCAGCATCAACGAATTGCTGCGGGACTGA
- a CDS encoding DUF1194 domain-containing protein has protein sequence MSRLLSVICAVIICLGGPVSLDRPARAQTGALPTTDLILVLMVDTSGSVNQRRFELQRRGYADAFRSKQVLDAIRGLSTGSIAVTMVQWTGPSMQWPAVPWTLIKDEASANAFADAIENAQRRLFGGGTSISGAIDHAMLILPHAPYRGLKRVIDISGDGSNNRGRDVREARDEAVRAGVVINGLPIVALEYDLDKYYTDNVIGGPGSFIVPADSYENFAQAVARKLILEIASN, from the coding sequence ATGTCGCGATTGCTGTCCGTCATTTGCGCTGTGATCATTTGTCTCGGCGGTCCTGTTTCTCTCGACCGGCCGGCCCGCGCGCAGACCGGGGCCCTGCCCACCACGGACCTCATCCTGGTGCTGATGGTCGACACCTCGGGCAGCGTCAATCAGCGGCGCTTCGAATTGCAGCGGCGCGGCTACGCGGACGCGTTCCGCAGCAAGCAGGTGCTCGACGCAATCCGCGGCCTGTCGACCGGCTCGATTGCCGTGACCATGGTGCAGTGGACCGGCCCGTCGATGCAGTGGCCGGCCGTGCCGTGGACACTGATCAAGGACGAGGCTTCCGCGAATGCGTTTGCCGACGCTATCGAAAACGCGCAACGGCGGCTGTTCGGCGGCGGCACCTCGATCAGCGGCGCCATCGACCATGCCATGCTGATCCTGCCGCACGCGCCCTATCGCGGGCTCAAGCGCGTCATCGATATCTCGGGCGACGGCTCCAACAATCGTGGCCGCGACGTGCGCGAGGCACGCGACGAGGCGGTGCGCGCGGGCGTGGTGATCAACGGCCTGCCGATCGTGGCGCTGGAATACGATCTCGACAAATACTACACCGACAACGTGATCGGCGGACCGGGCTCGTTTATCGTGCCGGCCGATTCGTATGAAAATTTCGCGCAGGCCGTTGCCCGCAAGCTCATTCTGGAAATCGCCTCGAATTGA
- a CDS encoding GNAT family N-acetyltransferase, whose protein sequence is MSDALSIRPERPGDIASVRVLLDAAFGGDAESKLVERLRADGDLVLSLVAENRQGVVGYAGFPRLVLRLDERNVLVVGLAPIGVLPPLQRQGIGGALIRDGVARLKDRAERLVFVLGDPAYYRRFGFAVMDGFVSPYVGPHFQTLTLAPDAPRAGEVSYSRAFDGR, encoded by the coding sequence ATGAGCGACGCGTTGAGCATCCGGCCGGAGCGGCCGGGCGACATCGCGAGCGTGCGCGTGTTGCTCGATGCGGCATTCGGCGGCGATGCCGAATCGAAGCTGGTCGAGCGGCTGCGCGCGGACGGTGATCTGGTGCTGTCGCTGGTCGCCGAGAACAGGCAGGGCGTGGTGGGTTACGCCGGGTTTCCGCGGCTGGTGCTTCGGCTGGACGAACGCAACGTGCTCGTGGTGGGCCTCGCCCCGATCGGCGTGCTGCCGCCCCTGCAACGCCAGGGCATCGGCGGTGCATTGATCCGCGACGGTGTAGCCCGTCTCAAAGACCGCGCCGAGCGCCTCGTATTCGTGCTCGGCGATCCGGCCTATTATCGCCGTTTCGGCTTTGCGGTGATGGATGGATTCGTGTCGCCCTACGTCGGTCCCCACTTTCAGACGCTGACGCTCGCGCCGGATGCGCCAAGGGCGGGCGAGGTGTCGTACTCCCGCGCCTTCGACGGGCGCTGA
- the def gene encoding peptide deformylase has product MALRDILILPDKRLRQVSKPVGKIDAATKQLIEDMFETMYAAPGIGLAAIQIGEPVRVVTMDLAKKDEPKQPQVFINPELTWSSEAKNTHEEGCLSIPEFYEEVDRPAEVKIKYTDLQGEQHEIAADGLLATCIQHEVDHLNGVLFIDHISKLKRDRVVKKFTKQLKRAE; this is encoded by the coding sequence ATGGCACTGCGGGACATTCTGATTTTGCCGGACAAGCGGTTGCGGCAGGTTTCCAAGCCGGTCGGCAAGATCGACGCGGCGACCAAGCAACTCATCGAGGACATGTTCGAGACGATGTACGCGGCGCCGGGCATCGGCCTTGCCGCGATCCAGATCGGCGAACCGGTGCGGGTCGTCACCATGGACCTCGCCAAGAAGGACGAGCCGAAGCAGCCGCAGGTGTTCATCAATCCGGAGCTGACCTGGTCCTCGGAGGCGAAGAACACCCACGAGGAGGGCTGCCTGTCGATCCCGGAGTTCTACGAGGAGGTCGACCGTCCGGCCGAGGTCAAGATCAAGTACACCGACCTGCAGGGCGAGCAGCACGAGATCGCCGCTGATGGCTTGCTTGCCACCTGCATCCAGCACGAGGTCGACCACCTCAACGGCGTGCTGTTCATCGACCACATCTCGAAGCTGAAGCGCGACCGCGTCGTCAAGAAGTTCACCAAGCAGCTCAAGCGCGCGGAATAG
- the dapE gene encoding succinyl-diaminopimelate desuccinylase, producing the protein MTVSADPVALARDLLRCPSVTPAEGGALTYLEGVLKRAGFTVHRMTFSEPGTADVENLYARIGTASPHLMFAGHTDVVPPGDPTVWSHAPFSGDIDNGVLYGRGAVDMKGAIACKIAATLDHLAANGGKPKGSISFLITGDEEGIAVNGSPKLLKWAAAHGERFDHCVLGEPGNVAELGDTIKLGRRGSQNGVLVITGKQGHVAYPHRADNPVRGLVKLMTALMDEPLDKGSHKFDPSNLEFTSIDIGNPTVNLIPGEARARFNIRFNDCHDYASLKTLVEQRAEKAAAGKVKWRIDWEPSNADVFYTEPSPFTDVVIGAVAEVTGRKPKLSTSGGTSDARFIKNYCPVVEFGLVGTTMHATDERVPVEDLQKLTAVYRKIVDNYFR; encoded by the coding sequence ATGACAGTCTCTGCCGATCCTGTCGCGCTGGCCCGCGACCTTCTTCGCTGCCCGTCCGTGACCCCCGCCGAAGGCGGCGCGCTGACTTATCTCGAAGGCGTGCTCAAGCGCGCGGGCTTCACCGTGCACCGCATGACGTTCTCCGAGCCCGGTACGGCCGACGTCGAGAATCTCTACGCCCGGATCGGCACGGCCTCGCCGCATCTGATGTTCGCCGGCCATACCGATGTGGTGCCGCCGGGCGATCCGACGGTCTGGTCGCACGCACCATTCTCGGGCGACATCGACAACGGCGTGCTCTACGGCCGCGGCGCGGTCGACATGAAGGGCGCGATTGCCTGCAAGATCGCGGCGACGCTCGACCATCTCGCCGCGAACGGCGGCAAGCCCAAAGGCTCGATCTCGTTCCTGATCACCGGCGACGAGGAAGGCATCGCGGTCAACGGCAGCCCCAAGCTTCTCAAGTGGGCGGCAGCGCATGGCGAGCGCTTCGACCATTGCGTGCTGGGCGAGCCCGGCAACGTCGCCGAGCTCGGCGACACCATCAAGCTTGGCCGCAGAGGCTCGCAGAACGGCGTGCTCGTCATCACCGGCAAGCAGGGCCATGTCGCCTACCCGCATCGCGCCGACAATCCGGTGCGCGGGCTCGTGAAGTTGATGACCGCATTGATGGATGAGCCGCTCGACAAAGGCAGCCATAAGTTCGATCCGTCGAATCTGGAGTTCACCTCGATCGACATCGGCAATCCGACCGTGAACCTCATTCCGGGCGAGGCGCGGGCGCGCTTCAACATCCGCTTCAACGACTGCCACGACTACGCGTCGCTGAAGACGCTCGTCGAGCAGCGCGCCGAGAAGGCCGCCGCCGGCAAGGTGAAGTGGAGGATCGACTGGGAGCCGTCGAACGCCGACGTGTTCTACACCGAGCCGAGCCCGTTCACCGATGTGGTGATCGGGGCGGTGGCCGAAGTGACGGGGCGCAAGCCGAAGCTCTCGACATCGGGCGGCACGTCGGACGCGCGCTTCATCAAGAACTATTGCCCTGTGGTGGAATTCGGCCTGGTCGGCACCACGATGCACGCGACCGACGAGCGCGTGCCGGTCGAGGACTTGCAGAAGCTGACGGCGGTGTACCGGAAGATCGTCGACAATTATTTCCGCTGA
- a CDS encoding DUF1036 domain-containing protein has product MTAQAITRLTFALAALATSSVTARADLQICSRMSYVVETAIAIEDKGAAATRGWFRIDPGQCRTVIQGDVPGQGTGQALYIHARALPIYGGSPLPQNGHAEFCIGSESFVLTTAQSCNRTGQRMARFTAVKPSPTDKGLAVYLAEDAEYTDEQARDAGIQRLLVIAGYDANPIDGIRAGKTDVALAQFIIDNKLENTAAGRQDFFDVLMAAAQKPSTAGFSWCNETRNTVMAAVGVEEQGNIVTRGWYRVAPGKCLRPDVSGKPRRLYSFGEAIGPDNQPLRDPARTAGQNAASNLSWGGSTILCTRSSRFELSDHRDCGSNGLTATGFATVELSPTGATTVQFK; this is encoded by the coding sequence ATGACCGCCCAAGCCATCACACGGTTGACCTTTGCGCTCGCGGCGCTGGCCACGAGCAGCGTGACCGCACGCGCTGACCTGCAGATCTGCAGCCGCATGAGCTATGTGGTGGAGACCGCGATTGCGATCGAGGACAAGGGTGCGGCCGCGACGCGCGGCTGGTTCCGGATCGATCCGGGCCAGTGCCGCACGGTGATCCAGGGCGACGTGCCGGGCCAAGGAACGGGCCAGGCGCTGTACATCCACGCCCGCGCGCTGCCGATTTACGGTGGCTCGCCGCTGCCGCAGAACGGCCACGCCGAATTCTGCATCGGCAGCGAATCCTTCGTGCTGACCACGGCGCAGAGCTGCAACCGCACCGGCCAGCGCATGGCGCGCTTCACCGCCGTGAAGCCCAGTCCGACCGACAAGGGCCTCGCCGTCTATCTTGCCGAGGACGCCGAATACACCGACGAGCAGGCGCGCGACGCCGGCATCCAGCGGCTGCTCGTGATCGCAGGCTACGACGCCAACCCGATCGACGGCATCCGCGCCGGCAAGACCGACGTGGCGCTGGCGCAGTTCATCATCGACAACAAGCTCGAGAACACCGCGGCCGGCCGGCAGGATTTCTTCGACGTGCTGATGGCCGCGGCGCAGAAGCCCTCCACGGCGGGATTTTCCTGGTGCAACGAGACTCGCAACACCGTGATGGCCGCGGTCGGCGTCGAGGAGCAGGGCAACATCGTCACCCGCGGCTGGTATCGCGTCGCGCCCGGCAAGTGCCTGCGACCCGACGTGTCCGGGAAGCCGCGGCGGCTCTACAGCTTCGGCGAGGCGATCGGGCCCGACAACCAGCCGCTCCGTGATCCGGCGCGGACGGCGGGGCAGAATGCAGCCTCAAACCTGAGCTGGGGCGGTTCCACCATCCTTTGCACCCGCAGCTCCCGGTTCGAGCTCTCCGACCACAGGGACTGCGGCAGCAACGGGCTGACCGCCACGGGCTTCGCCACCGTGGAATTGTCGCCCACCGGGGCCACCACGGTGCAGTTCAAATAG
- the fmt gene encoding methionyl-tRNA formyltransferase has protein sequence MPLRLVFMGTPDFAVPTLLELAGSGRKIAAVYTRAAKPGGRRGLELVPSPVEREARRLGIPVLTPASLKGADEQAAFAAHNADAAVVVAYGLILPKPVLNAPRFGCFNLHASLLPRWRGAAPINRAVMAGDAETGVTVMKMDEGLDTGAMALIERMPIGAAMTAGELHDAMAPAGAKLMARAISELEQGRLTFTPQPEDGVTYAAKIDKAETRIDWAKPWKNVHDHIRGLAPFPGAWCEIGGDRVKVLRSARGEGRGAPGTALDDRLTIACLDGAVRIVELQKAGGKPMRAEDFLRGAPVKAGTRLA, from the coding sequence ATGCCGTTGCGTCTTGTGTTCATGGGCACACCGGATTTCGCCGTGCCGACGCTTCTGGAGCTTGCCGGCAGCGGCCGCAAGATCGCGGCGGTCTATACGCGCGCCGCCAAGCCAGGCGGCCGGCGCGGCCTGGAACTGGTGCCGTCGCCGGTCGAGCGCGAGGCGCGGCGGCTCGGCATTCCGGTGCTGACGCCGGCTTCGCTCAAAGGCGCCGACGAACAGGCGGCATTTGCCGCCCACAATGCCGATGCCGCGGTGGTGGTGGCTTATGGGCTGATCCTGCCCAAGCCCGTCCTCAACGCACCGCGTTTCGGCTGCTTCAACCTGCACGCTTCGCTGTTGCCGCGCTGGCGCGGCGCAGCCCCGATCAACCGCGCCGTCATGGCGGGCGACGCCGAGACCGGCGTCACCGTGATGAAGATGGACGAAGGCCTCGACACCGGGGCCATGGCGCTGATCGAGCGCATGCCGATCGGCGCCGCGATGACGGCGGGCGAGTTGCACGACGCCATGGCGCCGGCCGGCGCGAAACTCATGGCGCGGGCGATCTCTGAGCTGGAACAGGGCCGTCTGACATTCACGCCGCAGCCCGAAGACGGCGTCACTTACGCGGCCAAGATCGACAAGGCCGAGACGCGCATCGACTGGGCGAAGCCGTGGAAGAACGTCCACGACCACATCCGCGGCCTCGCGCCGTTTCCCGGCGCCTGGTGCGAGATCGGCGGCGACCGCGTCAAAGTGCTGCGCAGCGCCAGGGGCGAGGGCCGTGGCGCGCCCGGGACGGCGCTCGACGACCGCCTCACGATCGCTTGCCTGGATGGCGCGGTGCGCATCGTCGAGTTGCAGAAGGCCGGCGGCAAGCCGATGCGCGCCGAAGATTTCCTGCGCGGGGCGCCGGTAAAGGCCGGAACGCGGCTCGCATGA
- the truA gene encoding tRNA pseudouridine(38-40) synthase TruA, with amino-acid sequence MPRYKIIIEYDGAPFVGWQLQEKDLSVQGAIMAAIESFTGERVMVQGAGRTDAGVHALGQVAHFDLAVERETDTVRDALNAHLRPHPVAVLKAEKVADDFDARRSARRRHYLYRIANRRPDLALERGRAWRVPRKLDVEAMHASAQRLIGKHDFTTFRSTECQAKSPEKTLDKLDVSRVGDEVHVVAVARSFLHNQVRSLVGSLVLVGDGKWGVDGMWRALQARDRAACGPVAPPDGLYLVKVDY; translated from the coding sequence ATGCCGCGCTACAAGATCATCATCGAATACGACGGCGCACCGTTCGTCGGCTGGCAGCTTCAGGAGAAGGACCTGTCGGTGCAGGGCGCGATCATGGCCGCGATCGAGTCGTTCACCGGCGAGAGGGTGATGGTGCAGGGCGCGGGCCGCACCGATGCAGGCGTGCATGCGCTCGGGCAGGTGGCGCATTTCGATCTGGCGGTGGAGCGCGAGACCGACACGGTGCGTGACGCGCTCAACGCGCATTTGCGGCCGCATCCGGTCGCGGTGCTCAAGGCCGAGAAGGTGGCGGATGATTTCGACGCGCGGCGCTCGGCGCGGCGGCGGCATTATCTTTACCGCATCGCCAACCGTCGGCCGGACCTGGCGCTGGAGCGCGGCCGCGCCTGGCGCGTGCCACGCAAGCTCGACGTCGAGGCGATGCATGCGTCGGCGCAGCGGCTGATCGGCAAGCACGATTTCACGACGTTCCGCTCGACCGAGTGCCAGGCGAAATCGCCGGAGAAGACGCTCGATAAGCTCGATGTGTCGCGCGTGGGCGATGAGGTTCACGTCGTGGCCGTCGCGCGTTCGTTCCTGCACAACCAGGTGCGCTCGCTGGTCGGCTCACTGGTGCTGGTCGGCGACGGCAAATGGGGCGTCGACGGCATGTGGCGCGCGCTGCAAGCCCGCGACCGCGCGGCGTGCGGGCCGGTCGCGCCGCCGGATGGGCTTTATCTGGTGAAGGTCGATTATTAA